A single genomic interval of Spirochaetaceae bacterium harbors:
- the rpmC gene encoding 50S ribosomal protein L29 → MKDSFNDLSYGELVTRRDEIRKQYRDVRFNVVVGHVDNPLLLRTLKRKLARLNTIVHEYDLGIRQTRAGGTGGDQAAEREPAGEAAAKE, encoded by the coding sequence ATGAAGGATTCATTCAACGACCTTTCGTATGGCGAACTGGTGACCCGCCGGGACGAGATTCGAAAGCAGTATCGCGACGTGCGATTCAACGTGGTGGTGGGGCACGTCGACAATCCCTTGCTGCTGCGGACGCTGAAACGCAAGCTCGCCCGCCTGAACACGATCGTGCACGAGTACGACCTGGGAATCCGCCAGACCCGGGCCGGCGGCACCGGTGGAGATCAGGCGGCGGAGCGGGAGCCGGCCGGTGAGGCGGCGGCGAAGGAGTAA
- the rplP gene encoding 50S ribosomal protein L16, whose translation MLNPKREKYRKRQRGRLRGNATRKNEVAFGDYGLMALEPKLITNRQIEAARVAMTRHIRRGGKVWIRIFPDKPYTKKPAETRMGKGKGAPEYWVAPVKPGTVLFELAGVPRQAASEAIALAGSKLPVKTKLLVRRNLEV comes from the coding sequence ATGCTGAATCCCAAGCGAGAGAAATATCGCAAGCGGCAGCGTGGCCGCCTGCGCGGTAATGCCACCCGCAAGAACGAGGTCGCGTTCGGAGATTACGGCCTGATGGCGCTGGAACCGAAGCTCATCACCAACCGCCAGATCGAGGCGGCGCGGGTCGCGATGACCCGCCACATCAGGCGCGGCGGCAAGGTATGGATCCGCATCTTCCCGGACAAGCCCTACACCAAGAAGCCCGCCGAGACCAGGATGGGGAAGGGCAAGGGCGCGCCGGAATACTGGGTAGCGCCGGTGAAGCCGGGTACGGTGCTGTTCGAGCTGGCCGGGGTGCCGCGGCAGGCCGCCAGCGAGGCGATCGCGCTCGCGGGGAGCAAGCTGCCGGTGAAGACGAAGCTGCTGGTGCGGCGCAATCTGGAAGTATGA
- the rplW gene encoding 50S ribosomal protein L23: MRSDILIAPVVTEKSNEQRGARKYAFRVDARANKLQVVDAVRTTFGVHPVKCNIISVPRKPKRLRFRPGHRSGWKKAIVTLAPGESIQIFEGA, from the coding sequence ATGAGGTCGGACATTCTCATAGCACCGGTCGTGACCGAGAAGAGCAACGAGCAGCGCGGCGCGAGAAAGTACGCATTCCGGGTTGACGCGCGCGCCAACAAGCTGCAGGTCGTGGACGCGGTGCGCACCACGTTCGGCGTGCACCCGGTGAAGTGCAACATCATTTCGGTCCCGCGCAAGCCGAAGCGGCTGCGGTTCCGCCCCGGCCACCGGTCCGGCTGGAAGAAGGCGATCGTCACGCTCGCTCCGGGCGAGAGCATCCAGATATTCGAAGGAGCTTGA
- the rplB gene encoding 50S ribosomal protein L2, translating to MPLKKNKPITPGSRYATGLDFGDLQDEGPVKSLLGPMGNRAGRGAGGRISVRRRGGRHKRRYRVVDFRRDKAGVPGKVVAVSYDPNRSANLALISYADGDKRYILAPRGLAVGHPVVSGPDAPIEVGNALPLKRIPLGMAVHNVELTLGRGGQMARSAGGRATLVAREGDYVTLRLPSGEVRMVFHECYASIGEVGNQDHMNVTLGKAGRARWLGHRPKVRGVAMNPHDHPHGGGEGKSSGGRHPVSAWGRPTKGAKTRRKRKASDAFIVTRRKGRK from the coding sequence GTGCCTCTGAAGAAAAACAAGCCGATCACCCCGGGCAGCCGTTACGCGACCGGGCTCGACTTCGGCGATCTGCAGGATGAGGGGCCGGTCAAGTCGCTGCTCGGGCCGATGGGCAACCGCGCCGGGCGCGGTGCCGGCGGCCGCATCAGCGTCCGGCGGCGCGGCGGGCGTCACAAGCGGCGCTACCGGGTGGTGGACTTCCGGCGCGACAAGGCCGGCGTGCCCGGCAAGGTGGTGGCGGTGAGCTACGACCCGAACCGGTCCGCCAATCTCGCGTTGATCTCTTACGCCGACGGCGACAAGCGCTACATACTCGCGCCGCGCGGGCTGGCCGTCGGGCACCCCGTGGTGAGCGGGCCGGACGCCCCCATCGAAGTAGGCAACGCCCTGCCGCTGAAGCGCATCCCGCTCGGCATGGCCGTGCACAACGTGGAGCTGACGCTTGGCCGCGGCGGACAGATGGCCCGATCCGCGGGCGGGCGTGCGACGCTGGTGGCGCGCGAAGGGGACTACGTCACCCTGCGTCTGCCCTCCGGCGAGGTGCGGATGGTGTTCCACGAGTGCTACGCGTCGATCGGTGAGGTAGGCAACCAGGACCACATGAACGTCACGCTCGGCAAGGCCGGGCGGGCGCGCTGGCTGGGGCACCGCCCCAAGGTGCGCGGCGTGGCGATGAACCCGCACGATCACCCGCACGGCGGCGGCGAGGGCAAGAGTTCCGGCGGCCGGCATCCGGTGTCCGCCTGGGGCAGGCCGACCAAGGGTGCGAAGACACGGCGCAAGCGCAAGGCCTCGGATGCGTTCATCGTGACGCGCCGCAAAGGAAGGAAGTAG
- the rpsL gene encoding 30S ribosomal protein S12, with protein MPTINQLIRKGRKRPLNKSKSPALQACPQKRGVCTQVRTITPRKPNSALRKVARVRLSNNIEVNAYIPGIGHTLQEHSVVLIRGGRVKDLAGVRYHVVRGTKDTLGVEDRRKARSKYGTKRPKV; from the coding sequence ATGCCGACGATCAACCAGCTCATTCGCAAGGGGCGCAAGCGCCCGCTCAACAAGTCGAAGTCGCCGGCACTGCAGGCGTGTCCGCAGAAGCGCGGCGTGTGCACCCAGGTGCGCACCATCACGCCGCGCAAGCCCAACTCCGCGCTGCGCAAGGTGGCGCGCGTGCGCCTGTCCAACAACATCGAGGTGAACGCCTACATTCCCGGAATCGGGCACACGCTGCAGGAGCACTCGGTGGTGCTGATTCGCGGCGGCCGGGTAAAGGACCTCGCCGGCGTGCGTTATCACGTGGTGCGCGGCACCAAGGACACGCTCGGCGTGGAGGATCGCCGCAAGGCGCGGTCCAAGTACGGCACCAAGCGGCCGAAGGTATAG
- the rplN gene encoding 50S ribosomal protein L14, translating into MVQMMSYLNVADNSGAKRVQCIKILGGSKRRSASVGDTVVVAVKVALPGGAIRKGSMTRAVVVRTRKELKRDDGTYIRFDDNACVLVDTAGNPAGKRVFGPVARELRERDYMKIVSLAPEVL; encoded by the coding sequence ATGGTTCAGATGATGAGCTACCTGAACGTAGCCGACAACAGCGGCGCCAAGCGCGTGCAGTGCATCAAGATACTCGGCGGCTCGAAGCGCCGCAGCGCGTCGGTGGGAGACACCGTCGTGGTCGCGGTGAAGGTGGCGCTGCCGGGCGGCGCCATCCGCAAGGGATCGATGACCCGTGCCGTGGTGGTGCGCACCAGGAAGGAACTGAAGCGCGACGACGGCACCTACATCCGCTTCGACGACAATGCCTGCGTGCTGGTGGACACCGCCGGCAACCCGGCCGGCAAGCGCGTGTTCGGGCCGGTGGCCCGTGAGTTGCGCGAGCGCGACTACATGAAGATCGTTTCGCTGGCCCCGGAGGTGTTGTAG
- the rplX gene encoding 50S ribosomal protein L24 codes for MAAGNKLKTGDLVRIVSGRSRGREGRILRLDRTRGRVWIEGANMVKKAVRSKNPNQPQQGGLTDVEASVSWANVMIVCRKCGIARVGYDTGGAEKVRVCRKCGEPL; via the coding sequence ATGGCAGCCGGCAACAAGCTGAAGACCGGAGACCTGGTGCGCATCGTGAGCGGCCGCTCACGCGGGCGCGAGGGCCGCATACTGCGCCTCGACCGGACCCGTGGACGGGTGTGGATCGAGGGTGCCAACATGGTCAAGAAAGCGGTGCGGTCGAAGAACCCCAATCAGCCCCAGCAAGGCGGCCTGACCGACGTCGAGGCGAGCGTGAGCTGGGCCAACGTGATGATCGTGTGCCGCAAGTGCGGCATAGCCCGCGTTGGTTACGATACGGGCGGCGCGGAGAAGGTTCGCGTCTGCCGCAAGTGTGGAGAACCGCTGTGA
- the rplD gene encoding 50S ribosomal protein L4: protein MTVPVIGAGGGARGEAEVADGVFGVEVSEGAIYHAIRNELANRRVGTASTKSRSQVRGTSRKPWRQKGTGRARAGDVKSPLWTGGGVIFGPQPRSYRYRLPRKAKRTAMRSILTQKARERRITIVDGVAADSGKTRELVRQLEPITGGVRCLWLLDKPAPMLVRAARNIPWLRMGACDTVTAHDLYYSERILLTPAAAERFAQLLGERQGSGAGQVGAGGEEA, encoded by the coding sequence GTGACGGTGCCGGTGATCGGCGCCGGCGGCGGCGCCCGCGGCGAGGCGGAAGTGGCCGACGGCGTGTTTGGCGTCGAGGTCAGTGAAGGCGCCATCTACCACGCCATCCGCAACGAGCTTGCCAACCGACGGGTCGGCACGGCGTCCACCAAGAGCCGCAGCCAGGTGCGCGGCACCAGCCGCAAGCCGTGGCGGCAGAAAGGCACCGGGCGCGCGCGGGCGGGCGACGTGAAGTCGCCGCTGTGGACCGGCGGCGGGGTGATCTTCGGCCCGCAGCCGCGCAGCTACCGCTATCGGCTGCCGCGCAAGGCGAAGCGCACGGCGATGCGCTCGATACTGACCCAGAAGGCGCGCGAGCGGCGCATCACGATCGTCGACGGGGTGGCCGCGGACAGCGGCAAGACCAGGGAGCTGGTGCGCCAGCTCGAGCCGATTACCGGCGGCGTACGCTGCCTGTGGCTGCTGGACAAGCCTGCACCCATGCTGGTGCGCGCCGCGCGCAACATTCCCTGGCTGCGGATGGGCGCCTGCGACACCGTGACCGCGCACGACCTGTACTACAGCGAGCGCATCCTGCTGACGCCGGCGGCGGCCGAGCGGTTCGCGCAGTTGCTCGGCGAGCGGCAGGGATCGGGCGCCGGGCAGGTCGGCGCCGGCGGGGAGGAAGCATGA
- the rpsQ gene encoding 30S ribosomal protein S17, whose amino-acid sequence MEAEPATSGKPHKRVLTGTVVSNGSEQSVVIRIARRKKHRLYKKYRTLTKKVMAHDPANDCRVGDVVRVVESRPLSRMKRWRLVEIVKRGS is encoded by the coding sequence CTGGAAGCCGAGCCGGCGACGTCCGGCAAGCCCCACAAGCGCGTGCTGACCGGTACCGTGGTCAGCAACGGCAGCGAGCAAAGCGTGGTGATACGCATCGCCCGCCGCAAGAAGCACCGGCTGTACAAGAAGTACCGTACCCTCACCAAGAAGGTGATGGCGCACGACCCGGCGAACGACTGCCGGGTCGGCGACGTAGTGCGCGTAGTCGAGAGTCGCCCGCTGAGCAGGATGAAGCGCTGGCGGCTGGTCGAGATCGTGAAACGGGGCAGTTAG
- the rpsS gene encoding 30S ribosomal protein S19 — translation MARSVKKGPFIAGKLYQRILDANRSGEKRMIRTYSRTSTIIPEMVGLTISVYNGKTWIPVYVTENLVGHKLGEFAPTRVFRGHAGSDRKAVRR, via the coding sequence ATGGCACGATCGGTAAAGAAAGGACCGTTCATCGCGGGCAAGCTGTATCAGCGCATCCTCGATGCCAACCGGTCCGGCGAGAAGCGGATGATCCGTACCTACTCGCGCACGTCGACGATCATTCCCGAGATGGTCGGGCTGACCATCTCGGTGTACAACGGCAAGACCTGGATTCCGGTGTACGTTACCGAGAACCTGGTCGGCCACAAGCTCGGCGAGTTTGCCCCGACGCGGGTGTTCCGCGGTCACGCCGGGTCGGACCGCAAGGCGGTGCGGCGGTGA
- the rplV gene encoding 50S ribosomal protein L22 yields the protein MDAAKGHSARARYIRMSPRKVRPIADSVRRKPYVEALALLDALPNKGAKILRKVVKSAADNALVQNENLDEEALYVSHVEVNEAPRMKRIWIRGRGRADRLLKRMCHIDVAVATVDDED from the coding sequence ATGGACGCGGCCAAGGGCCATAGCGCGCGCGCGCGCTACATCAGGATGTCGCCGCGCAAGGTGCGTCCGATCGCCGACTCGGTGCGGCGCAAGCCATACGTGGAAGCGCTTGCGCTGCTGGACGCGTTGCCCAACAAGGGCGCCAAGATCCTGCGCAAGGTGGTCAAGTCGGCGGCCGACAACGCCCTCGTACAGAACGAGAACCTCGACGAGGAGGCGCTCTACGTCAGCCACGTCGAGGTGAACGAGGCGCCGCGCATGAAGCGGATCTGGATTCGTGGGCGGGGGCGTGCCGACCGGCTGCTCAAGCGCATGTGCCATATCGACGTTGCCGTTGCGACGGTGGACGACGAGGATTGA
- the rpsC gene encoding 30S ribosomal protein S3 has translation MGQKINPIGMRLGINRTWKSKWYVDPREYSKTLHEDLALRNVIENSPDTRGADISDVEIIRHPQRITIIIHTGRPGVVIGAKGANIERLGGKLQRLVGKKIQIKIKEIHRPEVNAQLIAMNVARQLRTKASFRRSLNMAVQNAMRAGVQGIKIKIGGRLGGSEMSRSEQRKEGRIPLHTFRADIDYGFAESLTAMGAIGVKVWVFNGELYGRDTKDDAGQMLRRQRGRVPARL, from the coding sequence ATGGGCCAAAAGATAAACCCAATCGGGATGCGGCTGGGGATCAATCGTACCTGGAAGTCGAAGTGGTACGTCGACCCGCGGGAGTACTCCAAGACGCTGCACGAGGACTTGGCGCTGCGCAACGTAATCGAGAATTCGCCCGACACGCGCGGCGCCGACATCTCGGACGTGGAGATCATTCGTCACCCGCAGCGCATCACCATCATCATCCACACCGGCCGACCGGGAGTGGTGATCGGGGCCAAGGGTGCCAACATCGAGCGCCTCGGCGGCAAGCTGCAGCGGCTGGTGGGCAAGAAGATCCAGATCAAGATCAAGGAGATTCACCGCCCGGAGGTGAACGCGCAGCTCATCGCCATGAACGTGGCGCGCCAACTGCGTACCAAGGCGTCGTTCCGGCGGTCGCTCAACATGGCGGTGCAGAACGCCATGCGCGCCGGCGTGCAGGGCATCAAGATCAAGATCGGCGGCCGTCTCGGCGGGTCGGAAATGTCGCGCAGCGAGCAGCGCAAGGAGGGACGCATACCGTTGCACACGTTCCGGGCCGACATCGACTACGGGTTCGCCGAATCGCTCACCGCCATGGGCGCCATCGGCGTGAAGGTGTGGGTGTTCAACGGCGAGCTGTACGGCCGCGACACCAAGGATGACGCCGGCCAGATGCTGCGTCGCCAGCGCGGCCGGGTGCCGGCGCGGTTGTAG
- the fusA gene encoding elongation factor G yields MEPHSRLSQTRNIGIMAHIDAGKTTTTERILYYTGRKHKLGEVHDGQAEMDWMDLEKERGITITAAATYCSWREHAVNIIDTPGHVDFTVEVERSLRVLDGAVAVFCAVAGVEPQSETVWKQANTYAVPRLVFINKMDRVGADFAACVDDLHAKLGANAVAVQLPTGAGADFNSVIDLVAMRRITWEEVDLGTTYRADEIPAELRERADEARTELVERLADLDDELMERYLTGGEIDNGQVRAALRRHTVAGELFPVLCGSAFKNKGIQLLLDGVVDYLPSPAEKPAVTGIVPSTGDYIERAPRDDESLSALAFKVVTDPYVGRLTYFRIYSGVLEAGSYLYNSSADGRERVTRLLRMHANRREEIPAARTGEIIAAVGLRKTTTGDTLCSQNEPIILESMVFPEPVVSIAIEPKSKQDSDRLGAALGKLSDEDPTFKVRVDHETGQTIMAGMGELHLEVLTARLFREWGVEANIGMPEVAYRETISRSAEVVTRFVRQTGGHGQYAHIEMQFEPLPAGAGFLFDSKVTGGRVPKEYIPAVQRGIEEAMEVGVLAGYPMVDFRAILLDGSYHEVDSSDQSFRIAGSIAYRQGIAKAGPRLLEPIMEVEVHCPEEYLGDVISNLSARTGHVQGIEDVFGGRTVKARVPLRKMFGYVTDLRSMTRGRATHTMQFGAYEAAPKAVQTEMVARTSGRLATA; encoded by the coding sequence ATGGAACCTCACAGCCGGCTGAGCCAGACCCGCAACATCGGGATCATGGCTCACATCGACGCCGGCAAGACCACTACCACCGAGCGGATCCTGTACTACACGGGGCGCAAGCACAAGCTCGGTGAAGTCCACGACGGCCAGGCCGAGATGGACTGGATGGACCTGGAAAAGGAGCGCGGCATCACGATCACGGCGGCTGCGACCTACTGCAGTTGGCGCGAGCACGCCGTGAACATCATCGACACCCCGGGCCACGTCGACTTCACCGTGGAGGTGGAGCGCTCGCTGCGCGTGCTCGACGGCGCGGTGGCGGTGTTCTGCGCCGTCGCGGGCGTGGAGCCGCAGAGCGAAACGGTGTGGAAGCAGGCCAACACCTACGCTGTTCCGCGGCTGGTGTTCATCAACAAGATGGACCGCGTGGGCGCCGACTTCGCCGCGTGCGTCGACGACTTGCACGCCAAGCTCGGGGCCAACGCGGTCGCCGTGCAGTTGCCTACCGGTGCCGGCGCCGACTTCAACAGCGTGATCGACCTGGTGGCGATGCGCCGGATCACCTGGGAAGAGGTGGACCTCGGTACTACCTATCGCGCCGACGAGATTCCCGCCGAGTTGCGCGAGCGCGCCGACGAGGCGCGCACCGAGCTGGTCGAACGGCTTGCCGACCTCGATGACGAACTGATGGAACGCTACCTGACCGGCGGCGAGATCGACAACGGTCAGGTGCGCGCCGCGCTGCGCCGGCACACCGTTGCCGGGGAGTTGTTCCCGGTGTTGTGCGGCAGCGCGTTCAAGAACAAGGGCATCCAACTTCTGCTCGACGGCGTCGTGGACTACCTGCCGTCGCCGGCGGAAAAGCCGGCGGTGACGGGAATCGTGCCGAGCACCGGCGACTACATCGAGCGCGCGCCGCGCGACGACGAGAGCCTGTCGGCACTGGCCTTCAAGGTGGTGACCGATCCTTACGTGGGACGGTTGACCTACTTTCGCATCTACTCCGGCGTGCTCGAGGCCGGCTCCTACCTGTACAACTCGTCGGCCGACGGGCGCGAACGGGTGACCCGGCTGCTGCGCATGCACGCCAACCGGCGCGAGGAGATCCCGGCGGCTCGCACCGGCGAGATCATCGCCGCCGTCGGACTGCGCAAGACCACCACCGGCGACACGCTGTGCAGCCAGAACGAGCCGATCATCCTGGAGTCGATGGTGTTTCCGGAGCCGGTGGTGTCGATCGCCATCGAGCCGAAGTCGAAGCAGGACTCCGACCGCCTCGGCGCGGCGCTCGGCAAGCTGTCCGACGAGGATCCGACCTTCAAGGTGCGCGTCGACCACGAGACCGGGCAGACGATCATGGCCGGCATGGGCGAGCTTCACCTGGAGGTGCTGACGGCGCGGCTGTTCCGCGAGTGGGGTGTCGAGGCCAACATCGGCATGCCCGAGGTGGCCTACCGGGAGACGATCAGCCGCAGCGCCGAGGTGGTAACCCGGTTCGTGCGCCAGACCGGCGGTCACGGACAGTACGCGCACATAGAGATGCAATTCGAACCGCTGCCCGCGGGGGCCGGTTTCCTTTTCGACAGCAAGGTTACTGGCGGACGGGTGCCGAAAGAGTATATTCCGGCGGTGCAGCGCGGGATCGAGGAGGCGATGGAGGTCGGGGTGCTGGCCGGGTACCCGATGGTAGACTTCCGCGCCATTCTGCTTGACGGCAGCTACCACGAGGTGGATTCGAGCGACCAGTCGTTTCGGATCGCCGGCAGCATCGCCTACCGGCAAGGGATTGCCAAGGCGGGGCCGCGGCTGCTGGAGCCGATCATGGAGGTGGAGGTGCACTGCCCCGAGGAGTATCTCGGCGACGTCATTTCCAACCTCAGCGCCCGCACCGGCCACGTACAGGGAATCGAGGACGTGTTTGGCGGGCGTACCGTGAAGGCGCGGGTGCCGTTGCGCAAGATGTTCGGTTATGTGACCGATCTGCGCTCCATGACCCGCGGTCGCGCCACGCACACCATGCAGTTTGGAGCCTACGAGGCGGCTCCCAAGGCAGTACAGACGGAGATGGTAGCCCGGACCTCCGGGCGCCTGGCTACCGCGTGA
- the rpsG gene encoding 30S ribosomal protein S7, with protein MPRRGNTRKRPDPVDPKYRNVTAGRFINAMMTRGKRSTATRTLYDAFDIIERRLKRDPLEVFLKAVENAKPLLEVKSRRVGGSTYQVPVEVRESRRDALAIRWLIQYAQQRRGRAMTAGLSAELMDAFNETGAAVKKKEDTHRMAEANKAFAHYRW; from the coding sequence ATGCCACGCCGCGGCAACACCAGAAAGCGTCCCGATCCGGTCGATCCCAAGTATCGCAACGTCACTGCCGGCAGGTTCATCAACGCGATGATGACGCGCGGCAAGAGGTCGACCGCGACGCGCACCCTGTACGATGCGTTCGACATCATCGAAAGGCGCCTGAAGCGCGATCCGCTCGAGGTGTTCCTGAAGGCGGTGGAGAACGCCAAGCCGCTCCTGGAAGTGAAATCGCGGCGGGTCGGCGGCTCTACCTACCAGGTGCCGGTGGAGGTGCGCGAATCGCGCCGCGACGCGCTCGCCATCCGCTGGCTGATCCAGTATGCGCAGCAGCGCCGCGGGCGGGCGATGACCGCCGGCCTGAGCGCGGAACTGATGGACGCCTTCAACGAGACCGGCGCGGCGGTGAAGAAGAAAGAGGACACCCACCGGATGGCGGAGGCGAACAAGGCGTTCGCCCACTACCGCTGGTAG
- the rpsJ gene encoding 30S ribosomal protein S10: MAVDRIRVRLRGFDVELIDQSSKAIVQTVQKAGSQVSGPIPLPTRTNRYTVLRSPHVNKKSREQFEMRTHKRLIDIIEPTSAVMDALMKLELPAGVDVEIKQ; the protein is encoded by the coding sequence ATGGCAGTTGACCGTATCCGGGTGCGTTTGCGCGGCTTCGACGTGGAGTTGATAGACCAGAGTTCCAAGGCGATTGTGCAGACGGTGCAGAAGGCGGGTTCACAGGTTTCCGGTCCGATACCGTTGCCTACGCGTACCAACCGATATACCGTGTTGCGTTCGCCGCACGTGAACAAGAAGTCCCGCGAGCAGTTCGAAATGCGTACCCACAAGCGTCTTATCGACATCATCGAGCCCACGTCGGCGGTCATGGATGCCCTGATGAAACTGGAGCTTCCCGCCGGCGTGGACGTGGAGATCAAGCAGTGA
- the tuf gene encoding elongation factor Tu: MAKQKFERTKPHVNVGTIGHVDHGKTTLTAAITQHCNLKFGDKLMKYEDIDNAPEEKARGITINTRHVEYQTDNRHYAHVDCPGHADYIKNMITGAAQMDGAVLVVSAPDSVMPQTREHILLARQVQVPSIVVYINKTDQVDDEELLELVEEEVKDALNEYEFPGDEIPIIKGTALRALENPGDEDANTTVVELLDAMDSYIPLPEREVDRPFLMPIEDVFSIQGRGTVVTGRIDRGTIKTGESVEIVGIRETRTTVVTGVEMFNKILDAGEAGDNIGALLRGVDRKEVERGQVLAKPGSINPHKKMKATVYALTREEGGRHNPFFTGYRPQFYFRTTDITGTVTLPEGKEMVMPGDTTDLTIELINTIAVEQGVRFAIREGGRTVGAGTVTEIVE, from the coding sequence ATGGCCAAACAGAAATTCGAGCGTACCAAACCGCACGTCAACGTCGGTACCATCGGTCACGTCGACCATGGCAAGACCACGCTGACGGCGGCGATCACTCAGCATTGCAACCTCAAGTTCGGGGACAAGCTGATGAAGTACGAGGACATCGACAACGCTCCTGAGGAAAAGGCGCGCGGTATCACGATCAACACGCGCCACGTCGAGTATCAGACCGACAACCGGCACTATGCCCACGTCGACTGCCCCGGACACGCCGACTACATCAAGAACATGATTACCGGTGCGGCGCAGATGGACGGCGCGGTGCTGGTGGTGTCGGCGCCCGACTCGGTCATGCCGCAGACGCGCGAGCACATTCTGCTTGCCCGTCAGGTGCAGGTGCCCTCGATCGTCGTCTACATCAACAAGACCGATCAGGTCGATGACGAGGAGTTGCTGGAGCTGGTCGAGGAAGAGGTGAAGGACGCCCTCAACGAGTACGAGTTCCCGGGCGACGAGATCCCGATCATCAAGGGTACCGCGCTGCGCGCGCTGGAAAATCCCGGCGATGAAGACGCCAACACCACGGTGGTGGAACTGCTCGACGCGATGGACTCCTACATTCCGCTCCCCGAGCGTGAGGTGGATCGTCCGTTCCTGATGCCGATCGAGGACGTGTTCTCGATTCAGGGCCGCGGCACGGTGGTCACCGGGCGTATCGATCGCGGCACCATCAAGACCGGCGAGAGCGTGGAGATCGTGGGTATCCGCGAGACGCGCACCACGGTGGTTACCGGGGTCGAGATGTTCAACAAGATCCTCGACGCCGGCGAGGCGGGCGACAACATCGGCGCGCTGCTGCGCGGCGTGGACCGCAAGGAGGTGGAGCGCGGTCAGGTGCTCGCCAAGCCGGGCTCGATCAACCCGCACAAGAAGATGAAGGCGACCGTGTACGCGCTGACGCGCGAGGAGGGCGGGCGCCACAATCCGTTCTTCACCGGATACCGGCCGCAGTTCTACTTCCGCACCACCGACATCACCGGTACCGTTACCCTTCCGGAAGGCAAGGAGATGGTGATGCCCGGCGACACCACGGACCTGACCATCGAGTTGATCAACACCATCGCCGTCGAGCAGGGCGTTCGCTTCGCGATCCGCGAGGGCGGCCGCACCGTCGGCGCCGGCACGGTTACCGAGATCGTCGAATAG
- the rplC gene encoding 50S ribosomal protein L3, translating to MKALIGRKVGMTQLFADDGSLLPATVIQVEPNVVVGVRTPERDGYAAVVLGADPLRLKRVTRPYAGQFTGGVAPVRHLVEIRDFDGAPAVGDQFGVELFSGDTAVDVQGSSKGKGFQGVMKRHGFHGGRKSHGSKFHRAPGSIGQSASPSRVVKGKKMAGRMGGGSATVHNLRLYGIDAERRLLLVGGPCPGPRGGTLVVTNAKKRGARGAPVSLAAGVAGGSGAPGGAAS from the coding sequence GTGAAGGCGTTGATCGGGCGCAAGGTGGGCATGACGCAACTGTTCGCGGACGACGGCTCGCTGCTGCCGGCGACCGTGATTCAGGTCGAGCCCAACGTGGTGGTGGGCGTGCGCACACCGGAGCGCGACGGTTACGCGGCCGTGGTGCTTGGCGCCGACCCGTTGCGGCTCAAGCGCGTAACCAGGCCGTACGCGGGCCAGTTCACGGGTGGGGTGGCGCCGGTACGGCACCTGGTGGAGATACGCGACTTCGACGGGGCGCCTGCGGTGGGCGACCAGTTCGGCGTGGAGTTGTTTTCCGGCGACACCGCGGTGGACGTGCAGGGCTCGTCGAAGGGCAAGGGGTTCCAGGGCGTGATGAAGCGCCACGGGTTCCACGGCGGGCGCAAGTCGCACGGGTCCAAGTTTCACCGCGCGCCCGGCTCGATCGGTCAGTCGGCGTCTCCGTCGCGGGTGGTCAAGGGCAAGAAGATGGCCGGGCGCATGGGCGGCGGAAGTGCGACCGTGCACAACCTCCGCCTGTACGGCATCGACGCCGAGCGCCGCCTGCTGCTCGTGGGCGGACCGTGTCCGGGGCCGCGCGGCGGTACCCTGGTAGTGACCAACGCCAAGAAGCGCGGCGCCCGCGGTGCGCCGGTCAGTCTGGCGGCGGGCGTGGCCGGCGGGTCCGGCGCGCCCGGCGGAGCGGCATCGTGA